A region of Elusimicrobiota bacterium DNA encodes the following proteins:
- the rho gene encoding transcription termination factor Rho yields MGTNGQQASMPEPAKLDVSILSKKTMADLTKMAKELKVEIITGLRKQELIAKILEAQAQVGQGLMFNQGVLEILPDGFGFLRSPEYNYLPGPDDIYISPSQIKKFVLRKGDTVAGIVRPPKDGERFFALLQIEKVNGSSPEGLRERVLFDNLTPLYPQERIKMETIRTELTTRVMDLMTPIGMGQRGLIVSPPRAGKTIILQKIANAITTNHPDIVLIVLLIDERPEEVTDMQRSVKGEVISSTFDEPPERHVQVAEMVIEKAKRMVEHKKHVVILLDSITRLGRAYNAVTPSSGRVLSGGIDANALQRPKRFFGAARAIEEGGSLTIVATALVETGSRMDDVIFEEFKGTGNMELVLDRNLANKRVFPAIEINKSGTRKEELLTEADALNRVWILRKVLSTLNASEAMELMLDKMSSTKSNDDFLKSLELSSFERIR; encoded by the coding sequence ATGGGTACGAACGGGCAACAAGCATCTATGCCGGAACCCGCAAAGCTGGATGTGTCAATCTTATCGAAGAAAACAATGGCTGATCTTACAAAGATGGCTAAGGAGTTGAAAGTAGAGATCATTACCGGGTTAAGAAAACAGGAGTTGATCGCAAAAATTCTTGAAGCTCAGGCGCAGGTCGGGCAGGGGTTGATGTTCAACCAGGGCGTGCTTGAGATCTTACCGGATGGGTTTGGGTTCCTGCGGTCACCGGAATATAATTATCTTCCGGGCCCGGATGATATATATATCTCGCCGTCACAGATTAAGAAGTTTGTCTTGCGTAAAGGTGATACTGTAGCAGGGATTGTACGCCCGCCGAAAGACGGTGAGCGTTTCTTTGCGTTATTGCAGATAGAAAAAGTTAATGGTAGTTCTCCGGAAGGGTTAAGGGAACGCGTGTTGTTTGATAACCTTACACCGTTGTATCCGCAGGAAAGGATTAAGATGGAGACTATACGGACTGAACTTACCACGCGGGTGATGGATCTTATGACACCCATAGGTATGGGGCAACGCGGATTGATTGTATCACCGCCGCGCGCAGGGAAAACTATTATCCTGCAAAAAATAGCGAATGCTATCACCACAAATCATCCGGATATAGTATTGATTGTTCTTCTTATAGATGAACGCCCGGAAGAAGTTACTGATATGCAGAGGTCAGTCAAGGGTGAGGTTATATCCTCAACCTTTGATGAACCGCCTGAACGGCATGTGCAGGTAGCTGAGATGGTTATTGAAAAAGCTAAACGTATGGTGGAACATAAAAAACACGTGGTTATTCTCCTGGATTCAATCACGCGGCTTGGCCGTGCGTATAATGCTGTTACGCCGTCAAGCGGGCGTGTGTTATCCGGCGGGATTGATGCTAATGCGTTACAGCGGCCAAAACGGTTCTTCGGTGCTGCACGCGCAATTGAGGAAGGCGGGAGCCTTACTATTGTCGCAACGGCATTAGTGGAAACCGGTAGCCGTATGGATGACGTTATTTTTGAAGAGTTTAAGGGTACGGGTAATATGGAACTCGTGCTTGACCGTAACCTCGCGAATAAACGCGTATTCCCTGCAATTGAAATTAATAAGTCGGGGACACGGAAAGAGGAGTTGTTGACTGAAGCTGATGCGCTTAACCGCGTGTGGATACTGCGTAAAGTGTTGTCTACGCTTAACGCGTCAGAAGCTATGGAATTGATGCTTGATAAGATGAGTTCAACTAAGAGTAATGACGATTTCCTTAAGTCCCTGGAATTATCAAGTTTTGAGCGTATACGTTAG